The following coding sequences are from one Polyangia bacterium window:
- a CDS encoding D-2-hydroxyacid dehydrogenase, whose translation MKELSIYCNADFPATAQALFQQSTAGHRVAATLAEADVALGQPNVDGVIASARLRWVQLTSAGYTNYDRDDVRAALKARDAALTKSSLVFDEPCAEHLLAFFYAQARQLPQALEEQRGARGWPQKTVRSRSRLLRGQSALIAGLGSIARRLIELIAPLGMELTVMRRQVVGDEPVRAVAWDSAEAVRALGDADHVLNILPAAPATDGFFSAARLQAMKKGAIFYNIGRGTTVDQAALIAALTTGHIGAAYLDVTTPEPLPPEDPLWTAPNCFITPHAAGGHDDESVRLVRHFLDNLARFSSGQPLIDRVV comes from the coding sequence GTGAAAGAGCTGAGCATCTACTGCAACGCGGATTTCCCGGCCACGGCGCAGGCGCTTTTCCAGCAGAGCACCGCCGGTCACCGGGTAGCGGCGACGCTGGCAGAGGCCGATGTGGCGCTGGGGCAACCGAACGTCGACGGGGTGATCGCCTCGGCGCGCCTCCGCTGGGTGCAGCTGACCAGCGCCGGCTACACCAACTATGATCGCGACGACGTGCGCGCGGCGCTGAAGGCGCGGGACGCGGCCCTGACCAAGAGCTCGCTGGTGTTCGACGAGCCGTGCGCCGAACATCTGTTGGCGTTCTTTTACGCGCAGGCCCGGCAACTGCCGCAAGCGCTGGAAGAACAGCGCGGCGCGCGCGGCTGGCCGCAAAAGACGGTGCGTTCGCGCTCGCGCTTGCTGCGCGGACAGTCGGCGCTGATCGCCGGCCTGGGCTCGATCGCCCGGCGGCTGATCGAGCTCATCGCGCCGCTGGGCATGGAGCTGACGGTGATGCGCCGGCAGGTCGTCGGAGACGAACCGGTGCGCGCGGTGGCCTGGGACAGCGCCGAGGCGGTGCGCGCCCTGGGCGACGCCGACCACGTCCTCAACATCCTGCCGGCCGCGCCGGCCACCGACGGGTTCTTCAGCGCCGCGCGCCTGCAAGCGATGAAAAAAGGCGCCATCTTCTACAACATCGGCCGCGGCACCACCGTCGATCAGGCGGCGCTGATCGCGGCGCTGACCACCGGACACATTGGTGCCGCCTACCTGGATGTCACCACGCCCGAACCGCTGCCGCCCGAAGACCCGCTGTGGACGGCGCCCAACTGTTTCATCACCCCGCACGCCGCCGGCGGCCATGACGACGAATCCGTGCGGTTGGTGCGCCATTTTCTGGACAACCTGGCGCGGTTCAGCAGCGGGCAGCCGCTGATCGATCGCGTGGTGTGA